One Dokdonia sp. Dokd-P16 genomic window carries:
- a CDS encoding AAA family ATPase → MNRSIIADDLQRRKEDLEDERTTNNCLIIKPVNKWIDDAKSRPIPNMLFSELWYENELAILFADTNQGKSILAVQIADSLSRGVAIDGFKLECEPKKVLYLDFELSDKQFENRYSVEYSSHYTFDNLFHRAELNPELDLPKEYKSIEDYLCGTLEATIVGNGADVIIIDNLTYLNSDSEKAKYALNLMKLLKKITKSTTVSILVLAHTPKRDNSVPLTKNDLAGSKMLMNFCDSCFAIGASTLEVSHRYIKQIKQRNTEHIYHGENVILCEIRKELNFLKFNFLEYTNELEHLKTATTASIDTRDAKMVDLIQQGKNNVEIGKELGLSEGAIRKRRNKLNC, encoded by the coding sequence ATGAATAGATCCATCATTGCTGATGATCTCCAGCGAAGGAAAGAAGATCTAGAAGATGAAAGAACTACAAACAATTGTTTAATTATTAAGCCTGTAAATAAGTGGATTGATGATGCCAAATCTAGGCCTATTCCAAACATGTTGTTTAGTGAATTGTGGTATGAGAATGAGCTAGCCATATTGTTTGCAGATACAAATCAGGGAAAGTCAATACTTGCAGTACAAATAGCTGATAGTCTTAGTAGAGGAGTTGCTATTGATGGATTCAAACTAGAGTGTGAACCTAAAAAAGTCTTATACCTAGATTTTGAACTTTCGGATAAACAATTTGAAAATAGATACTCTGTAGAGTATTCTAGTCATTACACATTTGACAACTTATTTCATAGAGCAGAGCTAAATCCGGAATTAGACCTACCAAAAGAATATAAATCCATAGAGGATTATCTCTGTGGGACTCTTGAGGCTACAATTGTAGGTAACGGTGCTGATGTCATAATCATAGATAATCTAACGTATCTAAATTCAGATAGCGAGAAGGCTAAGTATGCACTTAACCTAATGAAGCTTCTGAAAAAAATAACTAAGTCTACCACTGTTTCAATTTTAGTGCTTGCACATACTCCTAAGAGGGATAATTCTGTACCTCTCACTAAAAATGATCTAGCAGGAAGCAAAATGCTTATGAATTTTTGTGACAGTTGTTTTGCTATAGGCGCGAGTACTTTAGAAGTGTCTCACAGGTATATAAAGCAAATAAAACAACGTAATACAGAGCATATTTATCATGGTGAAAATGTGATTCTATGCGAGATACGCAAAGAGCTCAATTTCTTAAAATTTAATTTTCTGGAGTATACGAATGAGCTTGAACATTTAAAGACTGCGACAACTGCTTCTATTGATACTAGGGATGCAAAGATGGTAGACTTGATACAGCAAGGGAAAAATAATGTTGAGATAGGGAAGGAATTAGGATTGAGTGAAGGAGCTATAAGAAAAAGAAGAAATAAGCTCAACTGCTAA
- a CDS encoding DUF6371 domain-containing protein: MNYRYVLDGSSKKYVCPKCSKKSFVRYLDKQDGGYLKSTLGRCDRESKCGYFSKPYGNSVLSYDVIHKIVPQKPTYHDDDLLFKYCNNYASNNLFNYLLKHFNFGQVLEVFKNYHIGTCSYWKGATVFFQMDMEKRLRGGKVMQYTEHTGKRVKKPYNRISWMHKVLQLDNFILHQCLFGLHNIIDCNTFSTVCITESEKTAIVMSLMFPEYTWLATGSKSNFKESLLQPLKEYNIIAYPDKTEFNDWNNKCKDLNGQGYHINCSDLLESQVLKEGGDLVDLVISM; this comes from the coding sequence ATGAATTATAGATACGTATTAGATGGCTCTAGTAAGAAATATGTTTGCCCTAAGTGCTCAAAGAAAAGTTTTGTGAGATATCTCGATAAGCAAGATGGTGGCTATCTGAAATCTACTTTAGGACGATGTGATAGAGAAAGTAAATGCGGCTATTTTAGTAAGCCTTATGGAAATAGTGTTTTGTCATATGATGTAATACATAAAATAGTACCTCAGAAGCCAACATACCATGACGATGATCTTCTCTTTAAATACTGTAATAATTATGCATCTAATAATCTGTTTAATTACCTATTGAAACATTTTAATTTCGGTCAAGTACTAGAAGTTTTTAAAAACTATCATATAGGTACGTGTTCATATTGGAAAGGAGCAACTGTATTCTTTCAAATGGATATGGAAAAACGCCTTAGAGGTGGAAAAGTAATGCAGTATACTGAGCATACTGGTAAACGAGTCAAGAAACCGTACAACCGCATAAGCTGGATGCACAAAGTATTACAGCTTGATAACTTTATATTACATCAATGTCTATTTGGATTACATAATATAATTGACTGTAACACATTCTCAACAGTTTGTATTACAGAGTCAGAAAAGACAGCAATCGTTATGAGTTTAATGTTTCCTGAGTATACATGGCTGGCAACTGGCAGCAAATCTAATTTTAAGGAATCTTTACTACAACCTCTAAAGGAATATAATATCATTGCATATCCTGATAAGACAGAGTTTAATGATTGGAATAACAAATGTAAAGACCTGAACGGGCAAGGTTATCATATAAATTGTAGTGATCTATTAGAAAGTCAAGTTTTGAAAGAGGGAGGTGATCTTGTTGATTTAGTAATTTCTATGTAA
- a CDS encoding transposase family protein encodes MHLYFEERNETPKEEYIRILIAHGFHKEVTIQDFPLRGNTVYLHVKRRRWIDKQTKEIVQRDWNLVAQGTRMTAEFADFLKEISQY; translated from the coding sequence ATGCATCTTTATTTTGAGGAGCGTAACGAGACTCCAAAAGAAGAATATATCCGCATACTTATTGCACACGGTTTTCACAAAGAGGTCACGATTCAAGATTTTCCTCTACGTGGCAATACTGTTTATCTCCACGTAAAGCGACGCAGGTGGATTGACAAGCAAACCAAAGAGATAGTTCAAAGAGACTGGAACCTAGTAGCACAGGGAACACGGATGACCGCCGAGTTTGCTGATTTTTTAAAAGAAATTAGTCAATACTAG
- a CDS encoding STAS/SEC14 domain-containing protein has protein sequence MIIELNIADDTLGFVYENKIAQDGVNQVKAAIEKKLESHDKINIYLEEDDVDEIEIRAFIDHTFFDISYAKRINRLVIVSNRSWIRRVVRLKDLLMTSDVKAYPSKKRVDALCWVMKK, from the coding sequence ATGATAATAGAACTTAATATCGCAGATGACACCCTAGGATTTGTTTATGAAAACAAAATCGCTCAAGATGGTGTTAACCAAGTGAAGGCAGCGATAGAGAAAAAGCTTGAGAGTCACGATAAAATCAATATTTACCTTGAGGAGGACGATGTGGATGAGATTGAAATAAGAGCATTTATTGACCATACATTTTTTGATATTTCTTATGCTAAGCGTATCAATAGATTAGTGATTGTATCTAACAGATCATGGATACGCCGCGTAGTGCGTCTCAAGGATTTATTAATGACCTCAGATGTGAAGGCTTACCCGTCAAAAAAACGTGTAGATGCTCTGTGCTGGGTTATGAAAAAATAA
- a CDS encoding tyrosine-type recombinase/integrase → MLKIVKSAIENLLEAGYNPFVDNKSVKEYLQSQEKEKIGQAINATVTSVIQQSNPVLQVDNAIQMSIKDAFQLGLETKQRILNENSFPKFKSRIKRFEVWLSDNSYTEENCITTIQKKSVIQYLNSVLQLTSARNRNNTRTAISSLFQVLEDNDVVQENFVKKINVLKSVPERNKTYTPKQVEDVFHYMKVNDPILLLFVQFISYNFLRPIEVCRLRIGDLDLKDKKLYVRAKNQPVKTKIIPDILLDKLSGLEKLDSNALLFTPDRIGGLWEAKEGNRSGHFSKRFKTVKDHFSLGTDYGLYSFRHTFITKLYKKLAIKLTPNEVKSKLMLITGHSTMKALEQYLRDIDAVLPQDYSNMLK, encoded by the coding sequence ATGCTAAAGATTGTAAAATCAGCAATAGAGAATCTTCTCGAAGCAGGATATAATCCATTTGTAGACAACAAATCCGTAAAGGAATACCTTCAATCACAAGAGAAAGAAAAAATTGGTCAAGCTATAAATGCTACAGTTACTAGTGTAATACAACAATCTAATCCTGTATTACAAGTTGATAATGCTATCCAGATGTCTATTAAAGACGCTTTTCAATTAGGTCTAGAGACTAAGCAGCGTATTCTTAATGAAAATTCTTTTCCGAAATTTAAAAGTAGGATCAAAAGGTTTGAAGTATGGTTAAGCGATAATAGCTATACGGAAGAAAACTGCATCACAACTATACAGAAGAAGTCTGTAATACAATATTTGAACAGTGTGTTACAACTAACCAGCGCACGCAATCGAAACAATACAAGGACTGCTATTTCCTCATTATTTCAAGTTTTGGAGGATAATGATGTAGTACAAGAAAATTTTGTCAAAAAGATTAATGTACTTAAATCTGTGCCTGAGAGAAACAAGACGTACACTCCTAAACAGGTAGAAGATGTCTTTCATTATATGAAAGTTAATGATCCCATTTTGTTACTCTTTGTTCAATTCATTTCTTATAATTTCTTAAGGCCTATTGAAGTATGTAGATTAAGAATAGGTGATTTAGACTTAAAAGATAAAAAACTCTATGTGAGAGCTAAGAATCAACCTGTCAAAACTAAAATTATCCCAGATATCTTATTAGATAAGCTTTCTGGATTGGAGAAACTTGATAGTAATGCTCTTTTATTTACGCCAGACAGAATAGGTGGTCTCTGGGAGGCAAAAGAAGGCAATAGGAGTGGTCACTTTTCAAAACGTTTTAAAACAGTTAAAGATCATTTTTCTTTAGGTACAGACTACGGTTTGTATAGTTTTAGGCACACATTTATAACTAAGCTTTATAAAAAACTTGCCATAAAACTAACTCCAAATGAAGTAAAAAGTAAATTAATGCTAATCACGGGTCATTCTACAATGAAAGCACTAGAGCAATATTTAAGAGATATTGACGCAGTGCTACCTCAGGATTACTCTAACATGTTGAAATAA
- a CDS encoding TolC family protein, translating to MKLSVQHIAVFILMFAFAKAYSQETPTSLLTKEEAVRTMLENNFGILLANNQVAVAENNTGILNTGYLPTISTTAGINYNVDNQEATFQDGTSRSVNGAETTRYNASVNLDYTLFDGLGRYYNYKTLKEQYGLSKLQARETIENVMVQLFTVYYEVARVEENLGVLENALEISKERELRAQYQFDYGQVNKLEVLNAQVDIVTDSTNILNARQQLRNAQRDLNVVLARELEDLKVADTTVAFINPISIEEYINEGTVNNISLLQSEQNIIISDYQIKQAKSLLLPTVGITGSYGWNEGNFPATNFLASSTSTGFQTGATLRWNLFDGGRSIVGIKNAKIALDSQEYIKEQLKQQVERDISNAKGNYYNALAIYNLQEQNVITSKANFDRSEERFKLGQITSIEFRQAQLNLLNAQTTKNAAKYTAKLAEIQLLQLTGQLLNVDF from the coding sequence ATGAAACTTTCAGTACAACATATAGCAGTATTTATTTTAATGTTTGCTTTCGCGAAAGCGTACTCTCAAGAAACTCCCACTTCATTACTTACTAAGGAAGAGGCAGTGCGTACTATGCTTGAGAATAATTTTGGGATTCTACTTGCCAATAATCAAGTGGCAGTTGCCGAAAATAATACGGGGATTTTGAATACAGGATATTTACCTACGATAAGTACTACGGCGGGTATTAATTATAATGTAGATAATCAAGAAGCTACTTTTCAAGACGGTACATCAAGGTCTGTAAATGGAGCAGAGACGACAAGATACAACGCATCTGTAAATCTTGACTACACCCTATTTGATGGTTTAGGAAGGTATTATAACTATAAAACTCTCAAAGAACAATATGGTTTATCTAAGTTGCAGGCTAGGGAGACTATAGAGAATGTGATGGTGCAGCTCTTTACAGTGTATTATGAGGTTGCACGTGTTGAGGAGAATCTGGGTGTCCTAGAAAATGCACTTGAGATATCAAAAGAGCGTGAGCTTAGAGCGCAATATCAATTTGATTACGGGCAAGTAAATAAGCTTGAGGTACTCAACGCACAAGTAGATATTGTAACTGATAGTACAAATATTCTCAATGCAAGACAGCAGCTGCGCAATGCACAGCGTGATCTTAATGTGGTTCTTGCAAGAGAGCTAGAAGACCTGAAAGTGGCAGACACCACAGTTGCTTTTATAAATCCTATAAGTATAGAGGAGTATATTAATGAAGGGACTGTAAATAATATTTCGCTTTTGCAGTCAGAACAAAATATAATCATAAGTGATTACCAGATAAAGCAGGCTAAATCACTGTTACTTCCTACTGTGGGAATCACAGGTAGTTATGGGTGGAATGAAGGGAATTTTCCGGCGACTAACTTTCTTGCTTCAAGTACATCTACAGGTTTTCAAACGGGTGCGACTTTACGATGGAATTTATTTGATGGAGGTAGATCTATTGTAGGTATTAAGAATGCTAAAATTGCACTTGATAGTCAAGAGTATATCAAAGAACAGCTCAAACAACAAGTAGAACGTGATATTTCGAATGCAAAGGGTAATTACTATAATGCACTTGCTATCTATAACTTACAAGAACAAAATGTAATCACGAGCAAAGCAAACTTTGATAGATCTGAGGAGCGTTTTAAGTTAGGTCAAATTACTAGCATAGAATTTCGTCAGGCGCAATTAAATCTTCTTAACGCGCAGACTACCAAGAACGCAGCAAAGTATACAGCAAAGCTTGCAGAGATACAGTTATTACAGCTTACAGGTCAATTGCTTAATGTAGATTTTTAA
- a CDS encoding efflux RND transporter permease subunit, producing MRKIIEYFIKYHVAVNVVVLMFVVFGIFGALSLKSSFFPLVDSKNINITVVYPGASPQEVEEGIVLKIEDNLKGLDGVERVTSTSRENSGNINVEIEKGKDIDFMLLEVKNAVDRVPSFPSGMEPLVVAKQEAIRQTISFSISGEDVTLATLKQIGRQVENDLRAIEGISQINVSGYPDEEIEIAVNENSLLAYNLSFADVSQAVSRSNILTTGGSIKTEAEEYLIRANNRAYYGDELSNVIVRSDPSGRTIRLKDVATVRDRFSETPNANYFNGNLAVNVSITSTNTEDLIGAAEKAKEYIADFNDKYNNVQLAVVNDLSITLVQRTALLTENAVVGMILVLIFLSLFLNTRLAFWVAFGLPVAFLGMFMLAGYFNVTINVLSLFGMIIVIGILVDDGIVIAENIYQHYERGKSPVQAAVDGTMEVLPPIISAILTTILAFGIFLFLDGRIGEFFGEVSVIVMLTLAVSLVEALIILPAHLAHSKALKKQDNRPKKGIANLFSKLRYINEFGDRIMVWLRDKVYSPTLRFALDYKFLMFSFFIVFILLTSGSFQAGIIRGAFFPNVASDNVRITLNMPNGTNAGVTDSIISMIEMRAVEVNKELSEKYKSEIDGPLFENIIKTLGPGTSTATLSVNLLPGEERPNDITSILVGNMIREKVGPVIGNESLVYGGGGNFGGSPVAVSLLGNNIAELKAAKAELKQSLESNPVLKDITDNDPAGIKEIRLQLNESAYALGLNLQTVMTQVRAGFFGSQAQRFQRGQDEIRVWVRYDRDNRSSITNLDDMRILTPSGSKVPLNEIASYTIERGDVAVNHLEGRREIQILADLKNPKEVSATDVMADLQSNVMPDILSKYPTVTPSYEGQNREAGKLTGSLKPVGLTVLALIYIVIAFTFRSYSQPLMLLLLIPLSLPAVAWGHWIHDFPLNILSMLGIIALVGIMVNDGLVLIGKFNTNLREGMTFDDAIFDAGRSRFRAIFLTSITTIAGLAPLIFEESRQAQFLIPMAISIAYGIGFATILTLVMLPIFLSFSNWAKTTTDRLIKGRKTPRENQERAVKEMEEEAENDAQEDHAALPHNTDIV from the coding sequence ATGCGTAAAATTATAGAGTACTTCATAAAGTACCACGTAGCCGTAAACGTAGTGGTATTAATGTTTGTGGTTTTTGGGATATTTGGAGCCTTATCATTAAAGTCTTCATTCTTTCCACTTGTAGATTCAAAAAACATAAACATTACCGTTGTTTACCCTGGAGCATCTCCTCAGGAAGTTGAAGAAGGTATTGTACTCAAAATAGAAGATAACCTTAAAGGGCTGGATGGTGTAGAGCGTGTAACTTCTACTTCAAGAGAGAATAGCGGAAATATAAATGTAGAGATCGAGAAGGGAAAGGATATTGACTTTATGCTTCTTGAAGTTAAGAATGCTGTAGATCGAGTGCCATCATTTCCTTCTGGTATGGAGCCACTAGTAGTGGCAAAACAAGAAGCGATACGCCAGACCATATCTTTTTCTATAAGTGGAGAAGATGTGACACTAGCTACGCTTAAGCAGATAGGGAGGCAGGTTGAGAATGACCTAAGAGCAATTGAGGGTATCTCACAAATAAACGTATCAGGTTATCCTGATGAGGAAATCGAAATCGCTGTAAACGAAAATAGCTTGCTAGCTTATAATCTTTCATTTGCAGATGTTTCTCAAGCAGTAAGTAGATCAAATATCCTCACTACTGGAGGATCTATTAAAACAGAAGCAGAGGAGTATCTCATAAGAGCAAATAATAGAGCTTATTATGGCGACGAACTCTCAAACGTGATTGTAAGATCTGACCCTAGCGGAAGAACAATACGTCTTAAAGATGTTGCAACCGTAAGAGATCGCTTTTCTGAAACTCCTAATGCAAATTACTTTAATGGAAATCTTGCTGTAAATGTATCTATTACCTCTACAAACACAGAAGATCTCATAGGTGCTGCAGAGAAAGCAAAAGAATACATCGCAGATTTTAATGACAAATACAACAACGTGCAACTCGCCGTTGTAAATGATTTGTCCATAACACTTGTGCAGCGTACTGCCTTACTTACAGAGAATGCGGTAGTAGGGATGATACTAGTGCTTATATTTCTCTCATTATTTTTAAATACGCGTCTTGCATTTTGGGTAGCCTTCGGACTTCCTGTAGCCTTTTTAGGAATGTTTATGCTTGCGGGATATTTTAATGTAACCATAAACGTGCTATCATTATTTGGGATGATTATCGTTATTGGTATTCTAGTAGATGATGGTATCGTAATTGCCGAAAATATCTACCAGCATTATGAGCGAGGTAAATCACCAGTTCAAGCTGCGGTAGATGGTACCATGGAAGTATTGCCTCCTATTATTTCGGCGATATTAACAACTATTCTTGCTTTTGGTATTTTCTTATTCTTAGATGGTAGAATAGGGGAGTTTTTTGGAGAGGTTTCTGTTATTGTAATGCTTACTCTAGCAGTATCACTTGTAGAGGCCCTTATTATTCTTCCAGCACACCTGGCACATTCTAAAGCATTAAAAAAACAAGATAATCGCCCTAAAAAAGGAATTGCAAATTTATTTTCAAAGCTGCGATATATCAATGAGTTTGGTGACCGTATAATGGTATGGTTACGTGATAAAGTGTACAGCCCTACATTGCGTTTTGCACTTGATTATAAGTTTTTGATGTTCTCTTTCTTTATAGTTTTTATACTATTAACATCTGGGAGTTTTCAAGCAGGAATTATAAGAGGAGCATTCTTTCCTAACGTTGCAAGTGATAATGTGCGTATAACACTCAACATGCCTAACGGTACAAATGCGGGTGTTACAGATAGTATTATCTCTATGATTGAAATGAGAGCTGTCGAAGTAAACAAAGAGCTCTCTGAAAAATATAAAAGTGAAATAGACGGACCATTATTTGAGAATATCATAAAAACTTTAGGTCCTGGAACTTCTACAGCAACATTGAGTGTAAACTTACTACCTGGTGAGGAAAGGCCTAATGATATTACTTCCATTCTAGTGGGTAATATGATTCGTGAGAAAGTAGGTCCAGTAATAGGAAATGAAAGTCTCGTGTATGGTGGTGGAGGAAACTTTGGAGGAAGTCCAGTAGCAGTTTCTTTACTTGGAAATAATATTGCAGAGCTTAAAGCAGCAAAGGCAGAATTAAAACAATCACTTGAGTCCAATCCTGTGCTTAAGGATATAACAGATAATGATCCAGCGGGAATTAAGGAAATAAGACTCCAGCTTAACGAGTCTGCTTATGCACTTGGTCTTAACTTACAAACAGTAATGACGCAAGTGCGCGCAGGATTCTTTGGATCACAAGCGCAGCGTTTTCAAAGAGGGCAGGATGAGATAAGAGTGTGGGTACGTTATGATCGTGATAATAGGTCTTCTATTACAAATCTAGATGATATGCGCATCCTTACTCCTAGCGGATCAAAAGTGCCTCTTAATGAAATAGCGAGCTATACCATAGAAAGAGGTGATGTTGCTGTAAACCACCTAGAAGGAAGGAGAGAGATACAAATACTAGCAGATCTTAAAAACCCGAAAGAGGTAAGTGCTACAGATGTTATGGCAGATTTACAATCTAATGTAATGCCAGACATCTTATCAAAGTATCCTACGGTAACGCCATCTTATGAAGGTCAGAATAGAGAAGCTGGTAAATTAACAGGCTCTTTAAAGCCTGTAGGACTTACTGTACTCGCGCTTATATACATTGTGATTGCCTTTACCTTTAGAAGTTATAGTCAGCCATTAATGTTATTGCTTTTAATTCCCTTAAGTCTTCCTGCAGTAGCGTGGGGACACTGGATACACGATTTCCCGCTTAATATATTATCTATGTTAGGTATTATTGCACTGGTAGGGATTATGGTGAATGATGGCCTCGTGCTCATAGGTAAGTTCAATACTAACCTTAGAGAGGGGATGACTTTTGATGATGCTATTTTTGATGCTGGGCGTTCACGTTTTAGAGCAATATTCTTGACATCGATAACAACGATAGCAGGACTTGCACCGCTTATTTTTGAAGAAAGTAGGCAAGCGCAATTTTTAATACCAATGGCGATTTCTATTGCTTATGGAATTGGTTTTGCCACAATACTTACTCTCGTGATGTTGCCTATCTTTCTTTCCTTTAGTAACTGGGCAAAGACTACTACAGATAGATTGATTAAGGGGCGTAAAACTCCTAGAGAAAATCAAGAGCGAGCAGTAAAAGAGATGGAAGAAGAGGCAGAGAATGATGCTCAAGAAGATCATGCAGCTTTACCACATAATACAGACATCGTTTAA
- a CDS encoding efflux RND transporter periplasmic adaptor subunit, whose protein sequence is MRKIILSLLGVVLIIGAFFASEAIVASNQRTRPKPEKVVKTVFVEDVVNGVVPIEISANGNLVAQRRLEVFSEVQGILQKGSKLFKPGQTYRRGETILRLNSAEYYASVQSQKSALFNQITAIMPDLRLDYPEAYPKWQKYINNFDVNKSTPELPEITSEKEGYFISGRNIQTSYYNVKNLEQRLGKYNIVAPFTGILTEALVTEGTLVRPGQKLGEFIDTSVYELEVAISKNYADLLKVGNEVALTTIDGDQSYTGKVTRVNGNIDQASQTINAYIEVKDSALREGVYLEAVLQAKEETDAIAIARGLLQPNNQVFTVRDSILDIIDVKPVYFSDKEVVVKGVPNGTKLVSKPVPGAYAGMLVKIYQEKDSSQAPAE, encoded by the coding sequence ATGCGTAAAATCATCCTTTCTCTATTAGGAGTAGTACTCATAATAGGCGCTTTCTTTGCTTCTGAGGCAATTGTTGCTAGTAACCAACGTACACGACCAAAACCAGAAAAGGTGGTTAAAACAGTCTTTGTAGAAGATGTTGTTAATGGGGTAGTGCCTATTGAGATTTCGGCAAATGGTAATCTTGTAGCACAGCGCAGGTTAGAGGTGTTCTCTGAGGTGCAAGGTATATTACAAAAAGGCAGCAAACTTTTCAAGCCTGGTCAAACCTATAGAAGAGGAGAAACCATATTACGTTTAAATAGCGCAGAGTATTATGCATCTGTGCAATCACAAAAAAGTGCTTTGTTTAATCAAATTACTGCTATCATGCCAGATTTGAGATTAGACTATCCAGAGGCTTACCCGAAGTGGCAGAAGTATATCAACAACTTTGATGTAAATAAATCTACTCCTGAACTTCCAGAAATTACATCAGAAAAGGAAGGTTATTTTATATCAGGGCGTAACATTCAGACTTCTTACTATAATGTGAAGAACCTCGAGCAACGACTTGGGAAGTACAATATAGTAGCACCTTTTACAGGAATACTAACCGAGGCATTGGTTACTGAGGGAACTCTAGTACGTCCAGGTCAAAAACTAGGTGAATTTATTGACACAAGTGTTTATGAGCTTGAAGTTGCAATAAGTAAGAATTATGCAGATTTGCTAAAAGTAGGTAATGAAGTAGCACTTACAACGATAGATGGAGATCAATCTTACACTGGTAAGGTAACAAGAGTAAACGGAAATATAGATCAAGCTTCACAAACTATAAATGCATACATAGAAGTAAAAGACAGTGCTCTTAGAGAAGGTGTTTATCTTGAGGCTGTGCTCCAAGCTAAAGAAGAGACAGATGCGATTGCAATAGCGAGAGGATTGTTGCAGCCAAATAATCAAGTCTTTACAGTAAGAGATTCTATTCTTGACATTATCGATGTAAAACCAGTGTACTTCTCAGATAAAGAAGTTGTTGTAAAAGGAGTGCCTAATGGGACAAAGCTAGTAAGCAAGCCAGTTCCAGGAGCATATGCAGGTATGCTTGTAAAAATATACCAAGAGAAAGATTCATCACAAGCACCAGCAGAGTAA
- a CDS encoding transposase has translation MGRFYGVNGKKLQRQYKDYLSDFKNWDQKKHAKQYLIFPENIGPYLSIDETALSKGELYTIITNKKAKGKKGSIVAIFKGTKAEPIIAQLLKISAKKRAKVIEITLDMANTMKTICKKCFPKAIQVTDRFHVQKLALEALQDIRVKHRWEAIDLENENIKLARVNNTPHQPEIFENGDTRKQLLARSRYLLYKAPSKWTKNQHHRSKVLFKEYPDIKTAFNLVQGLINIFNTGRSIETAYTKLAHWYSDVEKTGYKAFNSIVNTISLNYRSILNYFINRSTNASAESFNAKIKAFRAQFRGVKNVEFFLYRLTTIFA, from the coding sequence ATCGGGCGTTTTTATGGCGTTAATGGAAAGAAGCTACAGCGCCAGTACAAAGATTATCTAAGTGACTTTAAAAACTGGGATCAAAAGAAGCACGCAAAACAGTACCTGATTTTTCCAGAGAATATAGGACCTTACTTATCTATAGACGAGACCGCATTATCCAAAGGAGAACTCTATACGATTATTACCAATAAAAAAGCCAAAGGAAAGAAAGGCAGTATTGTTGCCATCTTCAAGGGAACAAAAGCAGAACCAATCATAGCACAACTGCTGAAAATATCTGCTAAGAAAAGAGCCAAGGTAATAGAGATAACCCTTGATATGGCTAACACTATGAAAACTATTTGTAAAAAATGTTTCCCGAAAGCTATACAGGTTACAGACCGATTCCATGTACAAAAACTAGCACTAGAGGCGCTACAAGACATTCGTGTCAAACATAGATGGGAAGCAATAGACCTAGAGAATGAAAACATAAAACTAGCACGAGTCAACAACACACCCCATCAACCTGAAATCTTTGAAAATGGTGATACCAGAAAGCAGCTTTTAGCAAGAAGTAGATATCTACTTTATAAAGCACCCAGCAAATGGACAAAAAATCAACACCACAGAAGTAAAGTTCTCTTCAAGGAATATCCAGATATAAAAACTGCATTTAATCTAGTACAAGGTCTAATAAATATCTTTAATACAGGAAGATCAATAGAAACAGCATATACCAAATTAGCACACTGGTACAGTGACGTCGAAAAAACAGGTTACAAAGCATTTAATTCAATCGTAAACACGATAAGCCTTAACTATAGATCAATATTAAACTACTTTATAAATAGAAGCACAAACGCGTCAGCAGAATCATTCAATGCGAAAATCAAGGCGTTTAGAGCTCAATTTAGAGGTGTGAAAAATGTAGAATTCTTTCTTTATAGATTAACAACAATATTTGCATAA
- a CDS encoding CPXCG motif-containing cysteine-rich protein gives MYEHFFQCPYCWEEISMLLDPSISSVYVEDCEVCCNPIELQVGFEDGTLTSFSAIDIEQ, from the coding sequence ATGTACGAACATTTTTTTCAATGCCCTTACTGTTGGGAAGAGATTTCTATGCTCTTAGATCCATCCATAAGTAGTGTTTATGTAGAAGATTGTGAAGTGTGCTGTAATCCTATTGAATTACAAGTAGGTTTTGAGGATGGAACGTTAACTTCATTCTCTGCTATAGACATTGAACAATAG